GCGCCCAATCCAATAATTGGTTAGTGCTCCCAAAGAGGCCGGATTTAGTGTCATGGAGTTATTTATGCCTTCCTGCACCCCATTTTTGTAATAAGTACAAGTTGTTCCGCTCAGTGTAATTGCAATGTGATTCCATCCAGAAAAAAACAATGGGCTTGTTCCTTCTACCGTTTGTGCTATTCCTCCATTGTTTATTGAAAAGGCAGCTTTCCCCAATCCATTATTGGTGGTAAAATGCATGTAGGTGCCTGGAATTGACCAAAAATCAAAAACGGCGACATTTGCAATTGCGGTATCGCATTTTATCCAAAACTCTAGTGTAAAATCATTGCTGCCGTTTAGCACAGGCGGTATAGTAACATAGTCATTAATGCCGTCAAACTTAAGCGCGGCGCCGGGTTGCGCTTGCGCGTTCAACGAAATTAAAAATGCAATCCCAAGCGAAAGGAGAATTTTTTTCATACTAAAATTTTAAAAAATACCTGTTATGTTTTGATTATAAAAACCGTTTTTTCTAGGAATTGTCTTTATAATATTGCCTATTACCACATGTTAAAAACATGTTGATAAATGCGGGTCATACGGAGCTCAACAAAAAAGGTTACATCCTAACAAACTAATACTATCGATGAACACTGTTTTTTTGTAAGCGAATATAGTATTTCTTTCATTTGAAACAAACAATTTTTATGGTTCTAGTCGAAAATAACGCATCGTTAACATCAGATGAATCAGATTATTAACTTTGCTCAAGAATTTGTTCATTTAACCCTTAATACCAAACCAATTATGAAAAGTAAACACCACGCATTTAAACTAGTCGCTTTTTTACTCTTAATGTTTCGTTTTCCTGCTTTTGCACAACAAGGTAGCTTGCTGTTTGATGGTGTCGACGACAAGGTAGTTGTTCCGGCAAATACCGCTTTTAATTCTGCCAATAGCCTAACCTGCGAAGCATGGATAAATGCCACGCAATGGAAAGCCCAAATTTATCAAGGAACGATCGTCGGAAAAGACGGAAGCAATACAAGTGGATATGCGCTGCGATGTGGTGCTAATGGAAAACTAAGCTTTGTTATTGGCGGCCCCGGCGGGTGGACCGAAGCAACTTGCGGCAGCATTATGCAGGCAAATGTATGGACACATGTGGCCGGTGTGTTTGACAATGGCGCAATAAAGATTTACGTAAATGGTAACTTGGTGGGCACCAACACTGCCTCTACAATTACGGCATCAACGGTTAGTTTATTAATTGGTGAAAGCCCGGGTTTTGCCGGTCGTGTCTTTAAAGGGTATTTAGATGAAGTTAGAATATGGAACGTAGCACGCTCTCAGGCGGATATATTGGCAAATATGACCGTTGACTTGCCGAACAATGAACCTGGTTTGGTGGCCTATTACAAATTTAATCAAATTAGCGGGACAAGCACACCAAATGAGATTTCTGCAACAGTTAATACAATTGGCACATTAACAAACTTTCCAGCTAATCCATGGTCTACCGGCTACGTGCCACCCAGCACAGATATTAGCGCCAGTGCCGTTTTGTCGCCCGATGTCATAACCTATTATTCCGGAGCCTCTCGCGTGCGTGCTGCTTTTAAAAACACCGGACTAGATACAGTAACCGGTTTTTCTGTGGGGTATATTTTAAATAATGGAACTCCTGTTGTTGAAAGTATCACACAAACGTTATTGCCCAATCAAGAAATAAATTACGCTTTTCACGATGTAATTGAAAGTGTTGGAAATACTAGTAATTTAAAGGTATTCACAGCCCTTGCTGCTGATAATAACGCACTTAACGATACAACACGATTAACGCTTACAAAACCAAGTAATGGTATTTACACACTCCCAATTTTTACTGCTGTGCGACACAATTTTGGAGCTTTTGGTCAAACGCAACATGTAGTTATGCCCTTGCCGGATAACAACACGCGGTTCAGCCAAATTATTATGAAAATAAGTGTCGCCTGCCCTTCAAGTGGCTGCGATCCGTGGGATCAACCGGCTAAAATTTCGCTGGTAAAAAATGGTCAAACATATGAATTGGCGCGCTTTATTACACCCTATGGTAAAGCTTGCGGTCCATGGACAATTGATGTTACCGATTTCAAATCCTTGCTGCAAGGAAACTGCGATTTCGAATCCTATATTCAAGTTTGGGGTGCCTCTGGTTGGTTGCTAACGGTAACACTTGATTTTATTGAGGCAACAAGCCCTCTCCCCTATCAGAAAATTACTCGTCTATGGGAAAATGATAACTGGGTTTATGGAGATCCTAACATAAGCTATGATTTACCTTTGCAAACAGTTTCAATAAACCCGCAAACGCAAGCAGTGGATATGCGTATGACAAATACCGGGCATGGACAAGCAAATACAAACAACGCTGCCGAATTTTCCATTAAAACACACACTGTTCAGGTAAATGGTAGCACTGTTGCCAATCATTATTTATGGAAAGCTGATTGTGATTTAAATACCTGTAGCAATCAAAGCGGAACATGGGTATATGATCGCGCGGGTTGGTGTCCGGGTCAAGGTGTGGATCCCTATTGGGTGAATTTAAATTCACAATTTAGTGCAGGCCAAAACTTAACTGTGGATTATACACTTCAGCCTTATGTAAACTTATTAAACACTGGCTACAACGGAGGCAGCCACACTGAACCACATTATAAAATTCATTCATTTTTGGTCGAAAAATCCAATGTATTTATTGATGGAGATTCGCTTATCAATGCTTCTGCCTTACGCCTCTCCTACCCTATTAACAATGCCCAACTCGGAGCATCCACCCCTATAAAAGTGTGGTTAAAAAACAACGGAACTACTGCGCTTTCTGGGTTTAATATTTATTGTTTCGTAAATGGCTCTTTGCTTACCAAGGATGTTCCTAACTTATTGCTCCTAGCGGGAGATAGCATAGAGTACACTTTTTCCCTTACTGGAAATTTTGTTTCCGGCATAGAGTATCACATTGCTGCTTTGGTTGATATAGCTAATGATGCGGCAAGTTCGGACGATGTTGCTTCGGTGATCATAAATAGTACTGTGGGGCAAATTGAACTTTCGCAAATCAATCCTAGCTTAACTATTTTTCCCAACCCTACAAAGGGTACTTTTACCTTAAAAACCGACAACCTTAAAGAGGATGCACAAATTACGATATCAGATCTAAGTGGAAAAGTTATATTTCAATCAAGCTATTCTCTTGAGCAAGCAACAAAAGGGGTAATATTTAACACCGGTTTTGCTGAAGGCTTTTACATTATTGAGATGAAAGGCAAAAGCACACGTATGTTTGAGAAACTAATTATCAATAATTAAGCACCTACTTAATCGTGCTTACTTTTTATTTTACATTTGTGGAATAAACCTAAAAACCATTTCTATGAAACTAGCAAAATCAATTGTAATTATTGCTTTATTATCAATAAGCTTCGGCGTAAGTGCCCAAAAAGCAGAGGTTGGCTTAAGTGGTGGAGTTGGAACAACTTGGCTAATGAATAAAAATGTGTTCGATTATGGCGACAATCTTGATCCTGTTGTTTCCCTTGGAGGTAACTATGGAATTGCCGCAACCGTATATTTTACCGAGAAAGTAGGTCTTGGAATTGAGCTAAACAATGCAATTGTAAATCAAAAATACAAAGGCGTTATTGGCTCTTCTGATTATGATTCAAAAACCAAAATAACCTATTTTGATATACCTCTTTTATTAAAACTAAAGTCGGGAAAGTCCGGGTTTTATTTTGAAATTGGGCCAAAATTAAGCTATGTTTTAAACGCAACTGAGGAGTATAATTCTTCCCTCCAAACTTTGAGTTACAATGGTACTGGAGTAAGAAACGATTTTAACGCTACTGTAATTTCAGGAGTTGTTGGCATTGGCGGTAGAATTAATGTGGTGGACGCATTAACCATATCTCTCGGATTGCGCCTCTCCGGAGGAATAACAGATGCAACAAAAGAGTATGATATTACTACTATTGGTAATTCAGGGGTGAGCACAACTGCAGCAAATGTTGGGTCTGATGGCGTTTTGGATTACAAGCGCACTACCCTCGCCACCGGTGGTTTGCAAATTGGAGTTTTATATAGAATTGGTAAATAATTTTACATCTGTCACCCAAAAGACCTGCAGATTTTTTCTGTGGGTCTTTTTTTTGAACCACTTTTGTCCTTTCCTTGATGGCATTCCTGCTTTTTAAAACATGAACATGCCCTTCCTTTCTGAAGCGGTGTTCTGCTTCCTCGCTCGCTAAATAATAAATA
The sequence above is a segment of the Bacteroidota bacterium genome. Coding sequences within it:
- a CDS encoding T9SS type A sorting domain-containing protein — translated: MKSKHHAFKLVAFLLLMFRFPAFAQQGSLLFDGVDDKVVVPANTAFNSANSLTCEAWINATQWKAQIYQGTIVGKDGSNTSGYALRCGANGKLSFVIGGPGGWTEATCGSIMQANVWTHVAGVFDNGAIKIYVNGNLVGTNTASTITASTVSLLIGESPGFAGRVFKGYLDEVRIWNVARSQADILANMTVDLPNNEPGLVAYYKFNQISGTSTPNEISATVNTIGTLTNFPANPWSTGYVPPSTDISASAVLSPDVITYYSGASRVRAAFKNTGLDTVTGFSVGYILNNGTPVVESITQTLLPNQEINYAFHDVIESVGNTSNLKVFTALAADNNALNDTTRLTLTKPSNGIYTLPIFTAVRHNFGAFGQTQHVVMPLPDNNTRFSQIIMKISVACPSSGCDPWDQPAKISLVKNGQTYELARFITPYGKACGPWTIDVTDFKSLLQGNCDFESYIQVWGASGWLLTVTLDFIEATSPLPYQKITRLWENDNWVYGDPNISYDLPLQTVSINPQTQAVDMRMTNTGHGQANTNNAAEFSIKTHTVQVNGSTVANHYLWKADCDLNTCSNQSGTWVYDRAGWCPGQGVDPYWVNLNSQFSAGQNLTVDYTLQPYVNLLNTGYNGGSHTEPHYKIHSFLVEKSNVFIDGDSLINASALRLSYPINNAQLGASTPIKVWLKNNGTTALSGFNIYCFVNGSLLTKDVPNLLLLAGDSIEYTFSLTGNFVSGIEYHIAALVDIANDAASSDDVASVIINSTVGQIELSQINPSLTIFPNPTKGTFTLKTDNLKEDAQITISDLSGKVIFQSSYSLEQATKGVIFNTGFAEGFYIIEMKGKSTRMFEKLIINN
- a CDS encoding PorT family protein; the encoded protein is MKLAKSIVIIALLSISFGVSAQKAEVGLSGGVGTTWLMNKNVFDYGDNLDPVVSLGGNYGIAATVYFTEKVGLGIELNNAIVNQKYKGVIGSSDYDSKTKITYFDIPLLLKLKSGKSGFYFEIGPKLSYVLNATEEYNSSLQTLSYNGTGVRNDFNATVISGVVGIGGRINVVDALTISLGLRLSGGITDATKEYDITTIGNSGVSTTAANVGSDGVLDYKRTTLATGGLQIGVLYRIGK